The Chitinispirillales bacterium ANBcel5 genomic interval AAATGTAGCTGATCTTATTCCTCATTAGTAATTAGTAATTGGTCATTAGTAATTATAATGCAGCAGCTTGAGCAAGAACGTCAGTATGTGATCGGAAGACAGATCCTTAAAAGTGGCACATCAATTGGAGCAAATGTTGAAGAAGCTATTGGCGGCCAATCCAGACAAGATTTTTTCGCCAAAATAACCATCGCATACAAAGAAGCACGTGAAACTAAGTATTGGCTCAGATTACTTAAGGAAGGTAATTTGCTTCAGCCAAATATTGCAGATTCATTATTGAATGACTGCGATGAATTGCTAAGAATTCTGACTGCGATCCAAAAAACTACAAAATGTAGCTGATCTTATTCCTCATTAGTAATTAGTAATTGGTCATTAGTAATTATAATGCAGCACCTTGAGCAAGAACGTCAGTATGTGATCGGAAGACAGATCCTTAAAAGTGGCACATCAATTGGAGCAAATGTTGAAGAAGCTA includes:
- a CDS encoding four helix bundle protein, with the protein product MQQLEQERQYVIGRQILKSGTSIGANVEEAIGGQSRQDFFAKITIAYKEARETKYWLRLLKEGNLLQPNIADSLLNDCDELLRILTAIQKTTKCS